In Ctenopharyngodon idella isolate HZGC_01 chromosome 2, HZGC01, whole genome shotgun sequence, the following are encoded in one genomic region:
- the LOC127503222 gene encoding gastrula zinc finger protein XlCGF8.2DB-like isoform X1, whose translation MEFIKEEDISDSEPCRVKEEETEELLGLMEVKEENQELNEFDDNFDFQTPEHFITEEKSFNNSQSENFSQKGHLRDHITNHTRKKPLTSHQCGKSFKHKGHLNVHVRIHSEGKAFTCLQCGKSFTNKENLNRHMKIHTRELFSCYQCGKSFARKQTLQNHMKTHSGERPFPCYECGKSFNNKGHLNIHMRGHTGEKPFECPQCGKKFIHKGHLNEHIRIHTGEKPFTCHQCGKCFSHKGCLNVHLRIHNGEKPYTCHQCGKSFSYKAYFNVHLRIHAVEKPYACHHCGKSFIHRGHLNEHLRIHTGEKPYICPHCGQSFTHKGSLTLHIKKLHSEDGLSTCHQCGKSFKHKGNLKNHMKTHTRKKPKA comes from the exons atggagtttattaaagaggaggaCATCAGTGATTCAGAGCCATGCAGAGTAAAAGAAGAGGAAACTGAGGAACTATTAG GCCTGATGGAAGTAAAGGAAGAAAATCAAGAACTGAATGAATTTGACGACAACTTCGATTTTCAGACACCTGAACATTTCATAACTGAAGAAAAGAGTTTCAATAACTCACAGTCTGAAAATTTCTCACAAAAAGGACACCTTAGGGATCACATTACAAATCATACCAGAAAGAAGCCTTTAACAAgccatcagtgtggaaagagtttcaaacaTAAAGGCCATCTTAATGTTCACGTAAGGATTCACTCTGAAGGGAAAGCTTTTACTTGccttcagtgtggaaagagtttcacaaataaagaaaacctTAACCGTCACATGAAAATCCACACTAGAGAGCTTTTTTCATGttatcagtgtggaaagagcttcgCTCGTAAACAAACTCTTCAGAATCACATGAAAACTCACTCTGGAGAAAGGCCTTTCCCATGCTAtgaatgtggaaagagtttcaacaATAAAGGACACCTTAATATTCACATGAGAggtcacactggagagaagcctttcgaatgccctcagtgtggaaagaaaTTTATTCATAAAGGACACCTTAACGAACACATacgaattcacactggagagaagccattcacATGCCATCAGTGTGGAAAGTGTTTCAGTCATAAAggatgcttgaatgttcatctAAGAATTCACAATGGAGAGAAGCCGTATACATgccatcagtgtggaaagagttttagtTATAAAGCATACTTTAATGTTCACCTAAGAATTCATGCTGTAGAAAAGCCATATGCATGCCATcattgtggaaagagtttcattcATAGAGGACACCTTAATGAGCAcctgagaattcacactggagagaagccatatATATGTCCTCATTGTGGACAGAGTTTCACACATAAAGGAAGTCTGACGTTGCACATTAAAAAACTTCACAGTGAAGATGGACTTTCCACATGCcatcaatgtggaaagagtttcaaacaCAAAGGAAACCTTAAGAATCACATGAAAACTCACACCAGAAAGAAGCCTAAAGCCTAA
- the LOC127503222 gene encoding gastrula zinc finger protein XlCGF8.2DB-like isoform X2: protein MEFIKEEDISDSEPCRVKEEETEELLGLMEVKEESQELNKVEENCKFQTPEEKPFSNLQSEKFSEKGHLTGHIKNCPRKKPITCHQCGKNFKQKGHLNIHIRSHTGEKPFKCPQCGKRFIHRGHLNEHIRIHTGEKPFTCHQCGKSFTHQASLTWHMTNHTDEDLSTCQQCGERFPNARILKVHTRIHIEESPLTCLQCGKSFTDQEKLKCHMRIHTKKKPFTCNECGKSFIHRGHLNDHLRIHTGEKPFTCHLCGKSFNHKGYLNVHLRIHTGEKPYSCHQCGKSFIHKGHLNEHMRIHTGEKPYTCHQCGRVLVIKDT from the exons atggagtttattaaagaggaggaCATCAGTGATTCAGAGCCATGCAGAGTAAAAGAAGAGGAAACTGAGGAACTATTAG GTCTGATGGAGGTGAAAGAGGAAAGTCAAGAACTGAATAAAGTGGAGGAAAATTGCAAATTTCAGACACCTGAAGAAAAACCTTTTAGTAACTTGCAGTCTGAAAAATTCTCAGAAAAAGGCCACCTTACGGGTCACATAAAAAATTGTCCCAGAAAGAAGCCTATAACATgccatcagtgtggaaagaattTCAAACAAAAAGGACACCTTAATATTCACATTAGaagtcacactggagagaagcctttcaaatgccctcagtgtggaaagagattTATTCATAGAGGACACCTTAACGAACACATacgaattcacactggagagaagccgttcacatgccatcagtgtggaaagagtttcacacatcAAGCAAGCCTTACATGGCACATGACAAATCACACAGATGAAGACCTTTCCACGTGCCAACAGTGTGGGGAGAGGTTCCCAAATGCAAGAATACTCAAGGTTCACACAAGAATTCACATTGAAGAGAGCCCTTTAACTTGCcttcagtgtggaaaaagtttcacagATCAAGAAAaacttaagtgtcacatgagaATCCACACTAAAAAGAAACCTTTCACATGCAATGAATGTGGTAAGAGTTTCATTCATAGAGGACACCTTAATGATCATttaagaattcacactggagagaagccgttcacatgccatctgtgtggaaagagttttaatcATAAAGGATACTTGAATGTTCACctaagaattcacactggagagaagccatatTCATGCCATCAGTGTGGCAAGAGTTTCATTCATAAAGGACACCTAAATgaacacatgagaattcacactggagagaagccgtataCATGCCACCAGTGTGGAAGAGTTTTAGTTATAAAGGATACTTGA
- the si:dkey-33c14.6 gene encoding gastrula zinc finger protein XlCGF57.1: MEFIKVEIVDMNDPEHCRVKDEEDTEEQKDHMEVKKESQEPSDTEENHYFEKPEDFIVGEKFISSSLTENNFSQTTEAKNSFSCPQCEKTFTHKGNLRDHIKIHIGEKPYTCHLCGKSFIHKGHLNDHIRIHTGEKPYACHLCGKSFTCKGSLNGHMRIHTGERPFTCHLCGKSFTCKGTLTCHVRVHTGEKPFTCPQCEKSFSHKGSLKCHMRIHIEEGPFTCHQCGKSFTQKEYLKSHIRIHTGGKPFTCHLCGKGLTCKGSLRCHMRIHTGEKPFTCLHCGKSFTNKGNLKIHARIHTEESPLTCLQCGKCFTHKENLKCHMRIHTGEKPFTCHQCGKSFARKVILQNHIKTHSGEKPYTCHQCGKSFTDKGYIKRHMRSHTGEKPFICPQCGKSFTHKGNLKIHIRIHTGEKPSKCPQCGKSFTHKGQLKDHMRIHTGEKPYTCPQCGKSFKCKGHLKTHIRTHTGEKPFTCHECGKSFTVQRSLHMHMKYHSGEKLHECSECGKRFAESNTFKTHLLIHSEERPFSCDQCGKKFILAARLKAHLKLHTDERPYLCSLCGESFKLIGSLKSHQKIHASEKSHVCPECGKAFTRASYLKRHQRTHTGETPGKGSLLQER; the protein is encoded by the exons atggagtttattaaagtgGAGATTGTTGACATGAATGATCCAGAACACTGCAGAGTGAAAGATGAAgaagatactgaagaacaaaaAG ACCACATGGAAGTGAAAAAGGAAAGTCAAGAACCGAGTGACACAGAGGAGAACCACTACTTTGAGAAACCTGAAGATTTTATAGTTGGAGAAAAATTTATTAGTTCCTCGCTAACTGAAAATAATTTCTCACAAACAACAGAAGCCAAAAATTCTTTCTCCTGCCCTCAGTGTGAGAAGACGTTCACACATAAAGGAAACCTTAGAGATCACATAAAAATTCACATTGGAGAGAAGCCTTATACATGCCATCTATGTGGGAAGAGTTTTATTCACAAAGGACACCTTAATGATCAcataagaattcacactggagagaagccttacgcATGCCATCTGTGTGGAAAGAGCTTTACTTGTAAGGGAAGCCTTAATggtcacatgagaattcacactggagagaggccTTTCACATGCCAcctgtgtggaaagagttttacatgTAAAGGCACTCTTACATGTCATGtaagagttcatactggagagaagcctttcacatgccctcagtgtgaaaagagtttcTCACATAAAGGAAgccttaagtgtcacatgagaattcacatcGAAGAGGGCCCTTTCACATgccatcagtgtggaaagagtttcacccAAAAAGAATACCTTAAGAGTCATATACGAATTCACACTGGAGGGAAGCCTTTCACATGCCATCTGTGTGGAAAAGGTTTAACATGTAAAGGAAGCCTCAGAtgtcacatgagaattcacactggagagaagcctttcacgtGCCttcactgtggaaagagtttcacaaatAAAGGAAACCTAAAGATTCATGCAAGAATTCACACCGAAGAGAGCCCTTTAACTTGCCTTCAGTGTGGAAAGTGTTTCACACATAAAGAAAACCTTAAATGTCACATGAGAATCCACACTGGTGAGAAGCCTTTTACATgccatcagtgtggaaagagctttgcTCGTAAAGTAATCCTTCAGAATCACATAAAAACTCactctggagaaaagccttacacatgccatcagtgtggaaagagtttcacagatAAAGGATACATAAAGCGTCACATGAGAagtcacaccggagagaagcctttcatatgccctcagtgtggaaagagtttcacacataaaggaaaccttaaaattcacataagaattcacactggagagaagccttccAAGtgtcctcagtgtggaaagagtttcacacataaAGGACAGCTTAAAgatcacatgagaattcacaccggagagaagccttacacatgccctcagtgtggaaagagtttcaaatgTAAAGGGCACCTTAAGACGCACATAAGAactcacaccggagagaagccaTTCACATGCCATgagtgtgggaagagcttcacAGTTCAAAGAAGCCTACACATGCACATGAAATATCATTCTGGGGAGAAATTACATGAGTGTTCTGAGTGTGGCAAGAGGTTTGCAGAGAGCAACACTTTCAAAACGCATTTGCTCATTCATTCTGAAGAAAGACCATTTAGTTGCGATCAGTGTggcaaaaagtttattttggcAGCACGCTTAAAGGCACATCTGAAACTTCATACAGATGAGAGACCCTATTTGTGTTCTTTGTGTGGAGAGAGTTTTAAACTGATTGGCAGTTTAAAATCACACCAGAAAATACATGCCAGTGAGAAATCTCATGTGTGCCCTGAGTGTGGTAAAGCTTTTACCAGAGCAAGCTACTTGAAACGGCATCAACGGACCCACACTGGAGAAACCCCTGGGAAGGGTTCATTGCTTCAAGAACGCTAA